The sequence AAGTGACTTCGAGAAATTATAATAAAATTATTTAAAAGTAAATTAAAATTAAGGAGGATTAATAAATGAGTAATTTAAAATGGTTTTCTGGCGGAGATAATCGAAGCAAAAGAGCAGAAATAATTATTACTGAATTATTAGATGATTTAGAGACAGATTTAGGAAATGATTCCCTTCGAATGGTATTGCACACCTACCTTGGAAATCTGAAAAATGAAGGAACTTCAGTACCTTTAATTTTAAGTCGTATGAATTTAGAAATATCAAATGCAATAAAAAAAGACGGTGTATCTTTAAATGCAAAGCAATCAAAAAAATTAAAAGAATTGATGTCTATATCTAATATAAGATATGGTTATTAGTAATTTCGGTTGCGTCAAGAATTATGTGTAAATGGAAAAAATCATTCTGTCGGTTAAGTTAAAACATTGATTCTAATGTATCTTGTATTTCTTTAAAACCTTTATGAATCCGACACAAAAACTTCTGATTATAGTTATTGAATTGAGAAACTAAGAATCACTAGAGCATTTCCTAGTATTCATCTTTGATACATACAATCAAAAATTCTTAAATAGAAGCCATAAAGGCT comes from Carnobacterium divergens and encodes:
- a CDS encoding bacteriocin immunity protein, whose translation is MSNLKWFSGGDNRSKRAEIIITELLDDLETDLGNDSLRMVLHTYLGNLKNEGTSVPLILSRMNLEISNAIKKDGVSLNAKQSKKLKELMSISNIRYGY